The following nucleotide sequence is from Cercospora beticola chromosome 2, complete sequence.
CTCTACTGTTGGGCGCCGCTATTGCGCAGGCGAACATTGTATTTCACTATGTCCAGCCTACCTGTGACTCTTCGAGTCTCTCCACCACCGGCTGCCTTCGAGGCCAAGTCTGCCTCTTAAACAACACGTAAGTGAAGCAAACCTTGGTTGAGTAACTTTTAGTTAACACCATCGCAGCTGCGTTCCGGCTTCACTCTCGACTCGAGCTAACGCTCCTCCTCACGAAGACGGCCGGTGCGGCAAAGACTTCGATGATGCCACTTGCGATCCAAAAGGCGACTACggtggctgctgcagctcacaCGGATACTGTGGCAAGACTGACACCCACTGTCTGCCCAAGAATGGCTGCCAGAATGGCTGCGAGTCGCCAACTACCTCAGACCCGCCTCAGACAACAGATCATGAGCCCACGCTCGGTCGTCCCACGGAGACTCCAACCACCGACGGTACATGCGGGGCAGAAAATGGCGGTAGTGTTTGCGGCGACTGGGTGTACGGCAGCTGTTGCTCTATGATGGGCTTCTGCGGCAACTCTTCCGCTCACTGCGGCGAAGGTTGTCAGTCCGGACCTTGCGACCAAGCACCTGTTTCTCCGGCGCCGGGCCCCgttcctgctcctccacatCCAACTCCTGGTTCTTTCAAGATTGTCGGCGATTCTGGCGTCCCAGCTATGCACGCTGCTTTGATGCCAAATGGCAGAGTGATGTTCTTGGACAAGGTGGAGAATTACACTCAACTGAACTTGCCAGATGGCAGACTTGCGTACTCGGCAGAGTATGATCCGGCTACAAACGAGGTCGTTCCACTGGGCTACAAGACGAATGCGTTCTGTGCTGGCGGTACCTTCATGGCAAATGGTACTCTGCTGTCTGTTGGAGGCAATGGAAATCTCTCATGGCTTGATCCTGGAGTTGAAGATGGCTGGAAAGGCTTGCGATACCTGACAAGATCTGCATCAGACGACGTTCGTGATGGCGAAGATTGGATCGAGCCTGGAAATCAACTCGACACTGCTCGGTGGTACCCTACTGTGCAGACCATGCCGGACGGAACGATCTTCGTAGCATCTGGCAGCTTGAACGGCCTGGATCCGGCGAAGAACGAGAACAACAATCCAACCTACGAGATCCTGGATAGAGATGGTGTAAGCAAGGGCAAGTCGCTACCCATGGAGCTGCTTGTCAAAGCCCAGCCATACTACATGTATCCTTTCATCCACCTCCTCCCGGACGGAaatctcttcgtcttcacctCGAAGTCCTCAGAGATCTTCAAAGTCGGCGAAGATCGCACAGTCAAGTCATTGCCAGACCTACCAGGCGACTATCGCACATATCCCAATACTGGCGGTTCTGTCCTACTGCCACTTTCTTCTGCCAACGACTGGAATTCAGACATCGTCATCTGCGGAGGAGGCGCCTACCAAGATATCACCTCGCCGACAGATGCTTCTTGTGGCCGCATTGCTCCATTGGCCGAAGATGCAGACTGGGAGATGGACAGCATGCCAGAAGGCCGAGGAATGGTAGAAGGTACGCTCCTCCCAGATGGCACAGTCCTCTGGCTTAACGGCGGGAACAAAGGTGCCCAAGGCTTTGGTCTTGCGGAAGAACCTACTCTCGAGGCATTGATCTATGATCCTGCAGCAAAACTCGGCGAGCGGTGGTCGACAGGAGCAAAGAGCGAGATCCCGAGACTGTATCACTCCGTCGCGTTGCTCCTACTTGATGGTACTGTGCTTGTCGCAGGAAGTAATCCGGTCGACATGCCTGTcatggagaagagcaaggaaaCTCCTTTTCCGACAGAGTTCCGCGTCGAAATCTATACTCCACCATACCTTTCTGGGGATaacgcgaagaagagaccGGAGAATGTTGTCCTCGAGAGTAAGGAGCTCAAGGCGGATGGCACGAAATTCGAAGTGCTTTTTGACGCTCCAaaggaagcgaaggaagtcaAGATCGTGTTGTATCACGGAGGCTTTGTGACGCATTCGCTACACATGGGACATCGGATACTGTATCTGGATACCGAGGGATTCGAGGCAGGAAAGgctgagcagaagctggaagcgGCCATGCCTCCGAACAGCAATGTCGCGCCACCTGGACCGTACGTGGTTTACGTCGTGGTTGATGGAGTTCCGGGCATCGGACAGTTTGTCATGGTTGGGTAGGCTCGAGCACTTGGATGTTGGAAGTTGGATAGCGAAAATGTCTCTGGAAATCGAGAGCTGTCCAAGGTCATCTGTACGCTGGCATGACCTCCAAATGAGTGACGGCCAAGCGGAGCGACACTCAGAATACAAGGATAGACTCTAAATCAGGCGGAACTCCGAGCTGAATGAACTGCTGTTCCATGTGGCCTGCATCGTGGCTCGATCAAGTGTCCTTCAAACGTCCCCACTCAGGTCGCTGCTCGACATGATCTCCCTCCAACACCTTCCCTCTATCCCACTCTCTTTCGCCTTTTTTATTCCATTTCACATCATCGATACTCTTCTCTCCGTTATCTTTTGTACCGTTTTGCCAATTATCTACCTCTGCTTCCGTGAACCCTGCTGCACGAAGTCTTTCTGCTCCGGACTGTTTCCACTTTGCTCGATCTCGCAACGCTTCGAGAGCCATATCCCAATCGTTGCGATCTTCCTCCAGAGCAACATCGGCTTTGGGATCGTATGAGGCGTTGAAATGTGTGTCTATGCTCGTCGGATTCTGCGCGCCTCTGCCTCGCGCTTTAGTTTTCGATAGCGGCTGAGGTCCAATTGGGTCATCGAGAGGGTCAGAGTCGGAGTGAGTCGCGGCGCATTTTTCTCGAGAACGCGATCGTCGTTTATGTCGTTCGCGATTCCTTGATCTGTGCTCTGGAGACTGGGACCTGGACCTGGCTCTCTTGTGTCTACTACTGCCAGGCGCATACCTTTCCAGACTCCTCCTGCGACGTCTGTCACCATCCCTCTGCCGGGGTGATCGGGATCGCGACCTGCGCTTCTCCGTTGACTTGCTACTCTCGTGCCTCGATTTGCGATCGAGTCCATGCGATTCTGTCtcgctctttctctttcctcGCTGCAGATCCCACATGCGATGTCTTGCTTCTCGCTCTTCCTTTTGCTTCAAAGCAGTATTATGGCTGTCAATATCCCGAACCAGGTTCTTCAAGAAGCGTGCATTTGGTCGCACGCCTTGGCCGCGTGGTCGTGATCGTCCACCAATAGTCGCATTTCCAGAGCTGATGGCCGCAGCATCGCGCTTCAACAGCTCAACGACATAGTCGTCATCGAGGGATACATCGTTGTTAGACATGCTGAGGCGTCCAACGTGAATGCAAAGAGAGTGCAATACGATGGTCGTCGGTTCCTGACCATGACCATGTCAGAGATAAGAGAGCTTATCGGCGCACGGGCACGGGCCGCCATAGCGCGTCACTTCCGAAACTGGAAGTGAAACCAAAACAACGAAATCGCGTCTTCGCGAACAACTCCAAGAACCAACAAGGACTTTCCCTTCGAGTTGTCGCATTGTGATAGGGTTGACTACCTGTTGAAGATTCTTCTTTCTACACCAATCGAGACGCGGTCCTGCGAAGTAACATTGCACACAGTTGCATCACAGCAAGGACATCAGAACAACAATGGAAGCCTCATCGGCTCTCGCCCAACTGCAGCAACCACAAACTCTGTCAATTCTCCATATTTCCGAGCAAGTGATCACGCCTAGTAGCGACTCACAACCAGGGAACACATCGTACACACAACTCGGGAGCAGCCCTTCTGCTTTGGCAGCAGATCTGGTACACTACAAAGAACTGTTCTCCAAACTCCGATTCAGCTATGTCGAGCAGGTCACAAAGGAGCGCTTCCTGCGCGCAGTCGTCGCTTCGCAGCCCGAATTTGTGTCTGCCGAAGAAAACGCCGAATTGGAAGAAGCATTGAAAGCCGACAAGGAGGATTTGAAggccaagaaggaagaggtgACAGTCTTGATTGGCGATCTGGAAGCTCAAGGCCGCTCGCTTGCGCAGCGGTATGAGCAGGTACAACTCCAGACTGCTCAGTTGGAGAGTCTGCCCAAGCAGAtcgaggagctggagcagactATACAAAGGTTGAAGGAGAACCAAGAACCCAAACCTGAAGATGCCGAGATGGCGCTGCCTCTTCACCCCACTCTGGACCTGTTACGACAACGAGAGCAAGAGTCGCAAAGTCTAGATCTTGAGATTGCGAGGCTGCAGGCTGCTCTtccagcgaagaaggccgaggtGCAGAGATTGCAAGATGAATTGGCACCTATACAAATGAGGAAGATCAAGGCTGTGGAGGAAGCCAAAGATGCGAGGAGTCGACGggaaggtggtggtggaggagctgaTGATTTGGAAGAGAAGGGACGGTGGTTGCGAGGAGTTGAGAGCAGCTTGAAAGCCATGCTGGAGGTTTGAGGAGCGTCTCCAGCGAAGAACAGTCACGAAGAGTTGCGATTTTAGGAGTTCGGAGTCGACAGGACGATACCCTTACAATTACCAGAAAATGTTTGCATTATACTGAAGTCGGATTGCTTTGCAACCTCGATACTCTTCAAAAGCAACCTTTATACCTGACGAACGGTTCGACAAATCGAGAAAGCCGAAGGATAGTTTGTACGAGGCGGACAGTACACCTCTGTTCGTACAAAACGACCATCCCGCATTGGCCGTCCAGCAACGCACGTATCATCGACGCATCTCGATCACAGCTGCTACTCGTCATCAAACATGACGCTGTGGCTCTATGCCATGAGCAGCACTGTACACGTCCAGACCTAACATCTGACGTTTGCTTACGTTCGGCGAAATCCCAAATTGTGCACCGCAGTTCAGGCGACTGGTTCCAAGCTCCAAGCTCTCCAGAGTCTCCACCAACCTCCACATTCGGGGTCAGCTTAGCCTAAGCCGACAACACATCTAGACAACCCAGCGGCAAACTTCATCAGCACAAATTCTTCCACTCTGCTGAAGCTTCAACAATGACTTCCTAAACTCATCCACCCTCTGCAGCTCATGGCCACCGAACCCGACCCCTCAGCCCCAGAAATCCACATAACAAGAccatccatcatctccaaACCCCTCCAAATCGCCAAAGAAGTCATGGCAACTCCCGACCCCACCACAAGCACAACAAAACAAGGCAACCCACACGCCAAATACGCCCAATACCCTTCCCTTCGCAATAAAACAGTCCTCATCACAGGCGGAGCCGAAGGCATCGGCGCATCCGCAACCTCCCAATTCTCCCACCAAGGCTCCCGCGTCCTAATCCTCGACATTTCGGAATCCTCCGCCATAAAACTCATCGAAACGCTCAAATCCCAAggcgcttctcctcttccagcatTCTACCAATGTGATGTCTCCGATTTGAAAGCTTTGAAATCAACCTGCGATGAAATTTTGAAGAAATATGGAACGGTAGATATTCTGGTTAATAATGCTGCTTCGGCAGGAGgtgcagctcgagcaggaACTTTCGAAGTCACAGAAGAATCGTGGCAATTCGGCGTAGACGTAAATCTTCGTCATCAATTCTTTCTAACACAATACCTCGTCCCCGCGATGAAAACTTCTGGTCGAGGAGGGAGTATCATAAATATGGGCTCCATTACCTGGCGCATCCCAGCTACAGGACTGCCAGTTTATACAGCTTGTAAAGCCGCTATTCTCGGTCTCACTCGCACGCACGCGAAAGAATTTGGGAAGGATGGGATTCGAGTCAATTCGATTATGCCGGGGAGTATTGCGACGGAGAGACAGAGGAGGGAGGTTTTGACGGAGGACTATGAGAGGTTGACGTTGGAGAGTCAGAGTATCAAGAGGGTTTTAGAGCCGGATGAGGTGGGGAGGTTAATTTTGTGGTTGGGGAGTGAGGATTCGAGTGCGGTGACGGGGAGTAGTTATGTGGTTGATGGAGGGTGGGTTGGGGATACGTGAGTGTGCAGGGTGGGTGGGATGTTGTTAGGAGTGTGTCGAACACTTGCGAGAATTGCCTGAATATGGTAGTTTACTTGTATGTTGCATGCCCTTTCACAAGCTTCTCTCATTGTTTCCAAAGGCTACACCCGCCAGCATTTCGACGCAGGTTGCCACTGCTATTGTCTTGAATTGGAGTATTGAATTCGCCGCCGTCAGCGTCGTGATGTTGATTTTATTGATGGAGTTGCACTAACTACTGTACCCTGCAGTCAAATGGCAAATATGTTTCCATTGAGAACTAAATATCCTTCCCAAAATTCGTGTCAAGATCATTCTATCATTATCGTCAAAACAGGTTTCTAAACCCACGCACCGCGCTATGCCAATGCAAAATCGCTTCAACAGATCTCTCCTTTCCCAAAAGCCAGTTTCTAAGATCAAAACTTCTCCATAaaattcttcttcacagtcCACATTCTCGCCCTCTTGCCATAGATGTACATGGGAATCGTCGTCAGCATACACGCCAGTTGTATACCTCCAATCGAAACGAAAACGTCCTTGCTCCCCTCGCTTTCCAGCCAATGATTGAAGAACAAACTGAACACCAACCCGTGGAAGATATTTTTGCTAAAATTCAGCGTCACGAGAGCCTCGCCAGCGTATTGTCGGTAAGAGTCCACGGCAAAAGTGATACTCGTTGTTGATCCCAGTGAGCAGCCAAAGGAgatgaagccgaagaagatggtGGGAACGATCCAAGCGTCCTTCTCATGAGCCGACCAGCCATAACCCATAAGACCAATGGTAGTGGTAATGGCGATTGGAATGGCCATGACAAGTCGGAACTCGGGCTCGTAGACACCACCATTGCGACGTGCCATCCAGCGGACAATGATATCGGAGACTTTTCCAGCCACAGCTGTGCCAAGAATGCCGCCAACAAAAGGTGAGATGTAGACGAGGCCCGCCTGGAGTGCAGTAAAATTGTAAGTTTCTCTAGTCATGTAGATCTTGCTGATAGATTCGGACAGAACAATAAGCCAGCCAATGGAGAGCGCGTACACCAAGGCAGACCATAGGATGCTCGGATAGGCGAAGAGAATAAAAGGCCGGATCATCACTCGTAGCCAGGAGGAGTCTGACAATCTGCCAGAGTACGGGCTGAGCGACTGTACCCAAGTCTTTGGCGGTTGAGCAGCGTTTTGCTTTGTGTATTCGTTTCGAGGGTCTGGAACATCCGcaaaatcttttgcctttggTGTGAAGACCTGAGCTTCGGCAGCGGCAGGGTCGGCAGGAGGAAGGCTGAAGTAGTCATCGTGCGGGACATGTACTGGCTGTGGCGGCGATGGAGTGGTGCGCCCAGCTTTGGTCTCATCAGACGCAGCCTTCTCTTGTGATATTCCATTTCTGTCTTGCTCGTTGTTCAATACATCATTTTCAAAGTGTGCTGCACGTCTCTTCTCACCGTCGCCTGGGATTTCCGTTGCCTTTGCAGcaggtcgttcggtacggGACAATTCCGGGCTGGGAGGGCTCGATCGGATGATGGAGCGCGAAATGCTGCGAACGCTTCTCAAAGGATGCCTGTGCTTGTGTGGAACTGGAGTGCGATCCCAGAAAGTCTCGGGGACAAAGAAAAAGAGTAGAAACCAGGCGAAAGCGACAATGATAGCGACCATCCAGAACACCCACCTCCAGCCCAAGCTTTGGATGATGGCAGCGCTAACCAAAGGCACCAAATTCTTGCCACCAAGTAAGAGAAGAGTGTAGATGCCCAGTCGGTAGGCTTTTTCGTGCAAGAAGTAGATCTCTGCAACAGTGGCAGACGGCAAGCACTCGACGGAACTCACCGCGATACCCTGAAAGATACGTGCGGCAACCAAACTGCCAAAGTTGGGCGACTTGGCACACCAGATGGAGCTGAGGATGAAGCagatggcagcagcgaggTAGACGGGGCGCTTGCCAAACAAGATAGCCGTCGGACTGAGCACGACTGATCCAAGACCCAATCCCATCATGTACAGACCCGTGGTCAGGGCGACTCGAGGCTCGGAGACGTTGTACTCCTCCGATACGTCGTGAAAGCCAGCAGCCAGGATTGGTGTCATTCCTCCTCCAACCATGCAATAGAAGCCGAGCGAGAGCAAGGCGGCGTCTCGTCGCCACATTGCCCAGTTCAGCGGGTCATTCAGGCTTTCATCAGGCTGTGGCTCCAGCACAATCTTGCCGTCTGGCGTCTTTTTCTTTTCCGGCACGTTCCATCGAACCCTGGCCACAGAGCTCGATCTCGAGTGCGAACCGGGGCGCGGGGATTGGGGaaaggaggaggcggaggtgcgAGCGGGAGCATTCTTCATGCCCAGCGGCGCGTTGTATTCCGAGGCTTTGCTCAGGAGCAGGATGGAGCCGGGGACTTCTTCTGTGTCGGCGTCCAATATGCCCATTGTCCATTTGCGGCGAGTGCTAGCACGGTCGGGTGTGCTGCTGTTCTGTCTGCTCGCCGAGCGCGCCTTCTCCACGTCGGTGGACGCATCGTGCCCGTCTGCCATGGCGTGTCGAGCGGGGCAGCggtgagaggaggaggaggaagaggaggggtGTAGATCTATGTCAGTGGGaggaaagcagcagcagtgagaGAGGAGCAGGGCATGGTGTAGATGATATACGAAACGGTGAAATGCTTGGGAGCACGCCAAAGTGGCCTCGTGAGGACGTGACCAAGGGAATCCTTCTCACCGCACGTCGCAGGGAGCGCGCAGCAACGACGTCTGGTTGCCCGAAGAAGCTGTCGCTCGCGCTGCGGCATGTCGTATCGCGGCGGGATTGGATTGGCGCGAGATACAGTGCGTGCACACGCTTCGTGAGTCGCGCGCTGCTGATGCGGTCGGTGTCTCTGCACATGCTGCCAGATGACGATCGCAGACCGGGATTCCGTCGACGACCCGCAGCTCTTCCGCGTGCCGATTTATCACCACCCACAAACCACACCCTCTCCGCCAACACCCCCCATCCTGATGATCGACGTCTCGTGAgcttgtgcagctgcagctcaccCATCCTGGCCTTCCTTCCTGGGCGACCACGCCATTATCAACCATGTCCGCAGCTGTCACAAGACGAAGCGTTCCCTCGTCAGGCGCTGCAGAATGACGACAAGCAACGCCCGTCTTATCACTCATCGTGTGTGCCGGGCGAGCATGCGACACTATGTACTCACGAACTCCATGTGCAGACCATCTATCGTGCACATGTCTACAAAGTACGTACCGTCTCGGAAACCACTCCGCCCAGCATCTGAAACAATGACCCGAAATCGTGGTAATAACCCGCACTCCGAACATCTATACTCATACTGCTCCAACTCCCTGCGACAAATCGCAAAGCAAATTGATGCAGCACGCAAGGACAGAACCCTGAAACGCACCGGACCTCGCCAGATCTATCGAATGATATCTACACATGTGTTCACCACGTCAGTAGTACAAATAACCCTCACTCCTACCATACGTTTACGAGAGAAAGTCCTACTTCCTCACTTCCTCAAAGAGAATCAGACTCGCGGATCGAACCGGACCGATGGGCTATCTGCCCTATGCAActgcagaaagaagaaggtagGTGTCAGTACCGCACACGATTCCGGGGATTTTCGATGTCCATCGTTccgctcctcttcctctctttGGTAGGTGGTTTTTCCTTCCTATCACTCTAGATTTCCAGGATTAGCTGTTCTCAACAATTTTGGTTTTCCGGGACTTACCGTTTCCTTGCATTGGCTGCGCTGCTGAGCAGAAACCTATTGTGGGATGGCGCAAAAGAAAGAAGTCAGCATAGTTGGCAGTGGGGAATGGGGCCTACCTGTATATGCATTGTCCTATAAGGTGAAGCGGATGCATCATTGGGTGCCTGGGAATTTGGTGTGTCAGTTGGAAGCTCAGCAGTGGAGTTGGGGGTTACCTGGGGAATCCGAGGAGTGGAGGCTGCGAGGCCTAGTATGCGTGTTGTTGTAGATGACTGGCGAGCGTCTTGGGGAGAGGAGGAAGTTGGTGTTGAGAGAAAGTCGTGGGTTAAGTATTGCGATGGTGAGGTGAGACAATGGCTATCTGCTGGTGCTAATTGGGGATAGACAAAGCGACGTGAGACAAGAATGCTGTATTATCTGCTTCGCAAGACAAAAGAGACCGACACGTTTGCTTTGTGTCTGGGTTGAAACGATGTTGTAGACAAAGCATAACTGGTACGTGTCTCAAGCACCTACAGAAGACAATCTCGCTTTCGCAGCAGTAGAGCTCGACAGACAGGGCGATTGTCTTTGAAACAAAGTACCGGCAGTCTTCGAGCGAGCGTAACGTCAAGCGGACTGGTAGAGACGACTGTCAGACACTTTGATTGCCTTCGAGGCTGAGGAGTCCTCAACAGACACTTACGAGGAGAGCACAACGCAAGTGAGCTCCAGAAATTTGCCCGTGGATTGAGCTATCACAGCTTGTTACGATACTGACAACAAAGCACCGAAGATAGTTGATGCCCATAAAATTTGGAATTACCATCTTGACGACAGCAAGCTGTTTTTTCAAGGCGAGTGAATGCATCAACAGCAAATCACGCTTTCTCcaaagatgcagcagcttctcaGCTCCCGATATGGGCCACAGCCATGAACATGGTTTCACGATGACTAGAAGCCTAAGAAGAGGCTGATAAGAGTCAGCATGTGAGCTTTCACGAGTAACAGGTGTTGGGAGGCACACACGTTAGGCTTCCCACAGTAGCAAGGATGCGAGGTATGGAGGGAGTCTATAATGTTGATCGGAGAAGTGGCAGGTTTTAGAAGTGGCACCATCGTCTTTTGCTGCTGAAAGGATATTCTGCAGGCTACGTGGAGCAGCCTTGAAGATTTCGCCACCAAGCAGAGCTCGGAGGATATCTTCGATACACCGCCCCAGTTCTTGTCCAGTTAAGCTCCTAGACTGGGCCACCAGGAAACCGGTTTGTTACGATTCTTCGTAAGGGATTTCCAGCTCTCAACGGGAACATTTTCGCCGCCCGAGTGCTGGGCAAGTTCTCCCGTCAACATGTCCATCGTCAACCTCCAAGCTCTCCTTCACCCTCGAAACATGCTGCAGCGAATCTCCTCCATCactcttcatcctcagcatCACCCATCTCCTCGTCCTGattctcctcatcctccttcttggcaTTCTCCCACGCAAACTTCGCCTCCGTATCTTCACAGACAATCACAGATCCCAGCCCCGTAATCTGCTGCAACGATTCGCGCACTGTCTTCTCAGCCGATAGCGTACCGCGAGTATTCCACATTTCGAAATTGGCAAGGTGCAGTTTCTCAAGACTCGGTTGCTTGGCAACCATCTGCACGAGATCTTGCGCTTCCATGCGGCCATCATCGAGAATCAGCCTACGCAACGAGGGCATAAGACGAGCCGAGAGCAGGGTTCGCGCGAACAGATCCGTTGGCAGAGTGCGCTCTACATCCTTTGTAGGTCCGTCGATGAGATGGATTGTTTGAAGATATGGTGCTCGGGAAATGACTCCGACTGCCATGCTGACCGACGGGTTAACGCGATCGGATCCATTAGACTCGAAAGTAAAAGGAGGTTCGAGTCGGATACTCAGACCGAGGTGGCGGACACTCTGAAGCACCATCTCGAAATTGCGCAAGTGATAATCTCCGGCACCGATCAGCTTTGCCATGCAATACTGAGAGTCGACAAGGTAGAGTCCCTGAAGCTGGATGCCGCTAAGACTCAATGCTTCGAGAAGGATGTAGGTGTTGTCTTCGGGGTGAGAACTGTCCCGGAAGAATTGCTTGGTCATCTTTTGGTGTTTTCGATAAGTTGAGCCGAGCACCGGTTTGGGTCCATAATCCGCGTTGCTCGTGTCAACCAGAAATACGCTGTCGATATTGCAATCTCGACGCAGCGTGGAGAAGAGCGCCGTCAACAAGAGGTAGGGCCTCTTTGAAACGCGAAACTCTTGTTGTTTGTCCTGAAGGGATTTGCCGCCGTTGAAGGCACGGGTACTGTAGTGCGAAGCCAAGTTGAGTTCATCTGTGTACAGGCATAGTTTGCGAATGGCAGTTCCGAACTCGCGGGTTTTGGCGATCGTGATTGCTTCTTGCAGCCCCTCTTCGTCGTTCAAATTGAATCCGATGGTCTGGAATGTGTGAGCGATGAAAGTTCGTTTGGTCTTTGCGAGCATATTGTAGTTCGTGGCGCGAAGATGACCAAGGTCTTCGCAGCAGAGGTTGTCAGCGGCCATCTCGAAGATCTCTTGTGGAAGAGAGTCGAGGGTGGGAGGGTCCGCCACGGGTGTCGCCATTTTGGCTGGACTCGAGTTGCTGTAATTCAGTGAGATGTGTTACTCGATGTGAATTGAAGCAGTAGGATTGGTCGAAGTGATGTTGATAATGAGCAGAAGAGACTTGGAGCTTTGTACGTGTGGTGGCCGGAGATGATAGCGAATCCATGTGTCGCGGCGAGTGAAGCGCGACGGTTTAAGTCCCGAGTAGTGAACTACTCATGTGTAAAGTCCCGTGACCTGCCGCTCCAATCACTAAAGTCAAGCTGTGGGCATCCGCAACGCTGCAGGTATTATCTTTGAAGATCTTGCGCGCTGAGAGCGAATTGTCTCAGGGCATCAATCCACCAGCCAGGTGAGCTGCTGATCTGCACATCGAAGCAATATTTCATCTTCCGAATCAAACAGCTGGTCTTCAGTAGCTTGGTCGGTCGTGATATGTATTAGGCTTGGAAACAATCTACCCAGGGCTGCCTTTTTGCTTTCCCCCTCCATGATGAGCCCTTTCCTGTCGAGAAAGTACCAAGAGTGGAGCTCCAAGGTACGAAGATTGGATTGCAACTTCAATATGGCTGCAAGGTCAGTGATGTCCATTTGACCTTTCTCAAGAATGAGGTTTTTGAGCTTGGGAGCTTGTTCAGGAGCAGAGTCCCAACAAACCACTGTACGGGCTTTCTGTAGCAAGGGGTCCATGCATCAACATGAAGGCACTCCAGTTGCA
It contains:
- a CDS encoding uncharacterized protein (antiSMASH:Cluster_5); the encoded protein is MATPVADPPTLDSLPQEIFEMAADNLCCEDLGHLRATNYNMLAKTKRTFIAHTFQTIGFNLNDEEGLQEAITIAKTREFGTAIRKLCLYTDELNLASHYSTRAFNGGKSLQDKQQEFRVSKRPYLLLTALFSTLRRDCNIDSVFLVDTSNADYGPKPVLGSTYRKHQKMTKQFFRDSSHPEDNTYILLEALSLSGIQLQGLYLVDSQYCMAKLIGAGDYHLRNFEMVLQSVRHLGLSIRLEPPFTFESNGSDRVNPSVSMAVGVISRAPYLQTIHLIDGPTKDVERTLPTDLFARTLLSARLMPSLRRLILDDGRMEAQDLVQMVAKQPSLEKLHLANFEMWNTRGTLSAEKTVRESLQQITGLGSVIVCEDTEAKFAWENAKKEDEENQDEEMGDAEDEE